The nucleotide sequence GGCACGTTGACGAGTTTTTGCGGAAACGGGGACAACAGCGTGGCCAGTTCGGACAGCGGCTTGCCCTTGCGCACCATGATCTTCATGAGCTGTAGGGCGGCCAGGGTGCCGTCGCCGGTGGTGCTATGATTTAAGAAGATGAGATGTCCGGACTGCTCGCCGCCAAACACCGCGCCCTGGGCCCGCATGGCCTCGACCACGTAGCGGTCGCCCACGGGGGTTCGCAGCAGCCGGCCGCCGTGGTCCTTCATGAACACTTCAAGGGCCATGTTGCTCATGACCGTGGCCACGAGCAGATTACCTGGCAAAGCCCCCCGCTCCATAAGATCCAGGGCGCAGATAGCCATGATCTGGTCGCCGTCGAGAATCCGCCCCTTTTCGTCGGCCACGATGACCCGGTCAGCGTCACCGTCCAGGGCTATGCCAATGTCGGCCTCGGCCTCGGCGACCATGCGGGCCACCTGCTGGGGGAAAAGCGAACCCACCCGCTGGTTGATGTTGGAGCCGTCGGGATCGACGCCGATCTTGATGACCTTGGCCCCGAGTTCCTCGAAGACCTGGGGGGTCACCCGGTAGGCCGCGCCGTGGGCGCAGTCCAGGACGATCTTGAGGCCCTCGAAGTTGACGTCCAGGGGGATGGAATTTTTGAGAAACACGTTGTAGCGGCCGGGGCTGTCCTCCAGCTTGAAGGCCCGGCCCACATGGTCGGGATCGGGCAGACGCCAGTCCTGGGCATACCCCTCGACCCGGGCGGCGATCTCGGCTTCCACGGCGTCGGGGAGCTTAAAACCCATGTGGTCGAAAAACTTGATGCCGTTGTCGCAGGCCGGGTTGTGGGAAGCCGAAATCACCACGCCCACGTCGGCCCGCATGTCGCGGGTGAGAAACGAGATGGCCGGCGTCGGCAACGGCCCGGTCAAAAAGACGTCCATGCCGGCGGCGCAAAAGCCTGAGGACAGGGCGTATTCGTAGATATAGCCGGAACGTCGGGTGTCCTTGCCGATGAGCACCTTGTGGCGGCGGCTGCCGTTTCGAAAGTGCAGGCCGGCCGAGAGAGCCAGGCGCATGACCACGTCCGGGGTCATGGGATAGGCGTTAACCCGTCCGCGCAGTCCGTCGGTGCCGAAAAGCTTGTTGTCCATTCCTTGATTCGGCCGGTTCACGCCGGCCTCATTTGACGGTGAGGGAAACCTTGTCGGGCTTGGCTTCAATGAGCTCGCAGCCCTGGGGCATCTTGACCCGGTAGGAAGCCTCGTACTTGCCCGGCTGGATGTCGGCAGCCAGTTCCAAGGCGGCCTCGACCAACCCCGGGAAATCCTTGTCGCCGATGATGGCCGCCGGTCCCTTGACCCGCAGCGTGACGGCCTGGGGCGAAACCTCGGCCTCTCGGCCCTTGGGTTTTTTGACGGCCAGCGGCGCGCGCAGCGTGATCTCCGATTCCTTGGCGGCAAAGCCCATGACCACCTGTACGGCCGGCGGCGAGGCATCGACGTCCTCGGGCACGTCCAGGGGCACCCGTTCGTCGTAGCGCGCCGGAATCGGCTGGGGCACGGTAATGGGCTGGGTACGGATCTCGCTGATCTTGTCGAGCTTTCCGGCCGGCCCGGACAGGCGCACGGATTCGGGCACGGCCCGCACCGCCGACATGGAATACCCGTCCGGGAGCGATGACCGCAGCATCACCTTGACCGGCACGGTCTTGACGGCGCGGCGCTCCACCTCCAGCTCAAGCCGGGCCGGGCGTATCTCCACGGCCTCGTAAACCTTTGGCAAAACGATATTTCTGGCCTCAAAAAGGACGATGTTGCGTCCCGGAACAATCTTGGACAAGTTGAGGTTGTAGACAAGCTGGGTCTCGTCGATCTTGCGGGCCACGCCTCTTGGACCGCGCACCAGCACGTCCACCGCCCCCAACATACCGGATTTGATGTAGAGGTCTTCGGGCAACCCCGTCATCTCCACCCGCATGGGCATCCAGGCGTCGACTTTTTCCCGGCCTGTGACCAGATACCAGCAAAAAAGCGACAAGGCCAGGGCCAGGGCCAGGTATTGCCAGTTCGATTTCATGGGCGTTTGGCCGTGAGGTTCCACAACATGTTTTTAAGCGTCAACTCGTCCACCGGGGAGATGAGCTTGCCCCCTTCGGCCACCGACACCACGCCCCGTTCCTCGGAGACCACAACGGCCAAGGCGTCGGTTTCCTCGGTAATGCCCAGGGCCGCCCGGTGGCGGGTGCCCAGGCTCGCGTCCAGGGGCACGCCGGCGATCAGCGGCAGGATGCAGCCGGCGGCGGCCACAG is from Solidesulfovibrio magneticus RS-1 and encodes:
- the glmM gene encoding phosphoglucosamine mutase is translated as MDNKLFGTDGLRGRVNAYPMTPDVVMRLALSAGLHFRNGSRRHKVLIGKDTRRSGYIYEYALSSGFCAAGMDVFLTGPLPTPAISFLTRDMRADVGVVISASHNPACDNGIKFFDHMGFKLPDAVEAEIAARVEGYAQDWRLPDPDHVGRAFKLEDSPGRYNVFLKNSIPLDVNFEGLKIVLDCAHGAAYRVTPQVFEELGAKVIKIGVDPDGSNINQRVGSLFPQQVARMVAEAEADIGIALDGDADRVIVADEKGRILDGDQIMAICALDLMERGALPGNLLVATVMSNMALEVFMKDHGGRLLRTPVGDRYVVEAMRAQGAVFGGEQSGHLIFLNHSTTGDGTLAALQLMKIMVRKGKPLSELATLLSPFPQKLVNVPVARKIPFSEAPAIEAAVKDAEATLSGRGRVLLRYSGTESLARVMVEAQDAALVESLCDSLAEVVARALA
- a CDS encoding CdaR family protein, which codes for MKSNWQYLALALALSLFCWYLVTGREKVDAWMPMRVEMTGLPEDLYIKSGMLGAVDVLVRGPRGVARKIDETQLVYNLNLSKIVPGRNIVLFEARNIVLPKVYEAVEIRPARLELEVERRAVKTVPVKVMLRSSLPDGYSMSAVRAVPESVRLSGPAGKLDKISEIRTQPITVPQPIPARYDERVPLDVPEDVDASPPAVQVVMGFAAKESEITLRAPLAVKKPKGREAEVSPQAVTLRVKGPAAIIGDKDFPGLVEAALELAADIQPGKYEASYRVKMPQGCELIEAKPDKVSLTVK